In Myripristis murdjan chromosome 9, fMyrMur1.1, whole genome shotgun sequence, the following proteins share a genomic window:
- the LOC115364995 gene encoding tripartite motif-containing protein 35-like, which translates to MAEKTALVESYLNCHVCAETFRDPVSLSCHHSFCSSCLKQFWEQSKNKNCPICKRKSSKDDPLVNFTLKELADSFAGRQKAASSETEKGEEEVEMVCREHKEEPKWFCRNEQRAVCAVCEFPLHHGHKVVPIEEAVSELKEQLKSDLKSLQDKKKKYEDADETYKDVVQLSKKQLVATERQIRAEFNKLHQFLKEEEEARLAALREEEEQKRKTVTREMKMIEEKISSLSDSISAVEKDLQKHNVPFLSSYKSSQSSARSQCSQPDPQLVSGALIDVAKHLGNLSFRVWEKMRDKVKFSPVILDPNTANGSLSLSDDLTSVRRGDTVQKLPDNPERNTKYANVLGSEGFSSGKHSWEVEMGDHPSWTIGLAKESLDRKGEGPASPKYGIWCLKHHRGTYTNGLNKTVTEKSLQRFRVQLDYDRGEVSFYDSEDKTHIYTYRDTFTEKLHPYFSIGNATHAKTKDIKVLQTEPSVTLQ; encoded by the coding sequence ATGGCTGAGAAAACTGCTCTTGTTGAAAGTTATTTGAACTGccatgtgtgtgcagagactTTCAGAGATCCTGTGTCTCTAAGCTGCCACCACAGCTTCTGTTCCAGCTGCCTGAAACAATTCTGGGAACAAAGCAAGAACAAAAACTGTcccatttgtaaaagaaaatcaTCAAAGGATGATCCACTTGTGAACTTTACTCTGAAGGAACTGGCTGACTCCTTTGCTGGGAGACAGAAAGCTGCATcatctgagacagaaaaaggagaggaggaagtggagatgGTGTGTAGAGAACATAAAGAAGAACCTAAATGGTTCTGTAGGAACGaacagagagctgtgtgtgctgtctgtgaGTTCCCTCTCCACCACGGTCACAAAGTGGTTCCTATAGAAGAAGCAGTCAGTGAGCTGAAGGAGCAGCTCAAATCTGACTTGAAGTCTCTACAggacaagaagaaaaagtatGAAGATGCTGATGAAACATACAAAGACGTGGTTCAACTCTCCAAGAAGCAGCTGGTggccacagagaggcagatcAGAGCAGAGTTCAACAAGCTTCACCAGTtcctgaaagaggaagaggaggccagactGGCAgctctgagggaggaggaggagcagaagaggaagacagttaccagagagatgaagatgattgAGGAGAAGATCTCCTCTCTGTCAGACAGCATCTCTGCTGTTGAAAAAgacctgcagaaacacaatgtGCCGTTCCTCAGCAGTTATAAAAGCAGTCAGAGCAGCGCCAGATCCCAGTGCTCACAGCCGGATCCACAATTGGTCTCAGGAGCGCTGATAGAtgtggccaaacacctgggcaacctgtCCTTCAGAGTCTGGGAGAAGATGAGGGACAAGGTCAAGTTCAGTCCCGTCATCCTGGACCCAAACACTGCTAACGgatcactctctctgtctgatgaCCTGACCAGTGTGAGACGTGGAGACACAGTGCAGAAACTCCCTGACAacccagagagaaacacaaagtatGCCAATGTCCTGGGCTCTGAGGGCTTCAGCTCAGGGAAACACAGCTGGGAGGTGGAGATGGGAGACCATCCAAGCTGGACTATAGGTTTGGCTAAAGAGTCACTGGACAGGAAGGGGGAAGGACCTGCCTCACCAAAATATGGAATCTGGTGTTTAAAACATCACAGAGGAACATACACTAATGGGCTCAATAAGACCGTCACAGAGAAGAGTCTCCAGAGGTTCAGAGTCCAGCTGGACTATGACAGGGGGGAGGTTTCCTTCTACGACTCTGAGGACAAAACTCACATCTACACTTACAGAGACACTTTCACTGAGAAACTCCACCCATATTTCTCTATTGGAAATGCTACTCACGCAAAGACCAAAGATATCAAAGTCCTGCAAACTGAGCCTTCAGTGACTTTACAATGA